Proteins encoded within one genomic window of Planctomycetota bacterium:
- a CDS encoding YdcF family protein, whose product MFLTTPRWWLPLFMPSTVCLVLIAAGLVLICRNRARSDTRAWRAGFSMSAIGAMLLYLSCTPLIATWLAASLERMTPGMPVAAAPKCDAIVVLGSSFHWHREKPGDPLILTAMTERLRVAVEAYKMGKAPWLVLGGGGKDDEPKVCEGAFQKQEAMALGVPESAIMVGLPVLNTEGEALQHAATLRALNAKKILLATSVWHLPRASMQFRALGFEVVGLPCHYLTAGVDEQFSLAMLLPRAQALDQTETCVKEYLGLLSARLFPPRETATGTTP is encoded by the coding sequence ATGTTTCTGACCACACCACGATGGTGGCTTCCATTGTTCATGCCCTCGACGGTGTGCCTGGTGCTGATCGCCGCGGGACTGGTGCTGATCTGCAGAAACCGCGCGCGCAGCGACACGCGAGCCTGGCGCGCCGGATTTTCCATGAGCGCAATCGGCGCGATGCTGCTTTATCTCTCGTGCACGCCGCTGATCGCGACATGGCTGGCGGCGAGCCTGGAGCGCATGACGCCCGGGATGCCCGTGGCCGCCGCGCCCAAGTGCGACGCGATCGTGGTGCTGGGCAGCTCCTTTCATTGGCACCGAGAAAAGCCGGGCGATCCATTGATTCTCACCGCGATGACCGAGCGATTGCGCGTCGCGGTGGAGGCCTACAAAATGGGCAAGGCGCCGTGGCTGGTCCTTGGCGGCGGCGGCAAGGACGATGAACCGAAAGTGTGCGAAGGCGCCTTCCAAAAGCAGGAAGCCATGGCCCTGGGCGTGCCGGAATCCGCGATCATGGTCGGTCTGCCGGTGCTCAACACCGAGGGTGAGGCTCTGCAGCATGCCGCGACCTTGCGGGCGCTCAACGCGAAGAAAATTCTGCTGGCCACCAGCGTCTGGCACCTGCCGCGGGCGTCGATGCAGTTCCGCGCGCTGGGCTTCGAGGTGGTGGGCCTGCCCTGCCACTACCTCACCGCGGGCGTCGACGAACAATTCTCTCTGGCCATGCTGCTGCCGCGGGCGCAGGCGCTGGACCAGACCGAGACCTGCGTCAAGGAATATCTGGGACTGCTTTCGGCGCGGCTCTTTCCGCCGCGCGAGACCGCGACCGGGACGACACCATGA
- a CDS encoding aquaporin family protein, with protein sequence MAPFMGEFVGTALLVLIGDAVVANNVLARTKGNGSGWLAVTTGWALAYFVAMYCVAPLSGAHLNPAVTIGLWMAGLFEGELVMHYIGAQLLGAFAGALVMWLAYLPHWSKTEDSAVKLGAFCTAPAIRAPLSNLLNEAIATAVLVLGILMLKEFQMNMDDGSTVNILLGPVAVMPVALLVFAIGLCLGGPTGAAINPARDFSPRLAHALLPIPGKGPSDWGYALIPVIGPIVGGLAAAWIFKSIVVMAS encoded by the coding sequence ATGGCACCCTTCATGGGCGAGTTTGTCGGCACCGCGCTCCTGGTTTTGATCGGAGACGCCGTGGTCGCCAACAACGTCCTGGCGCGGACCAAGGGCAACGGCTCGGGCTGGCTCGCGGTGACGACGGGATGGGCACTGGCCTATTTCGTGGCCATGTACTGCGTGGCGCCGCTCAGCGGGGCGCACCTCAATCCCGCGGTCACGATCGGACTTTGGATGGCCGGGCTTTTCGAGGGGGAACTGGTCATGCACTACATCGGGGCGCAGTTGCTCGGCGCCTTCGCAGGTGCCCTGGTGATGTGGCTGGCCTATCTGCCGCACTGGAGCAAGACCGAAGATTCCGCGGTGAAACTCGGAGCGTTCTGCACGGCGCCGGCCATTCGGGCGCCGCTGTCGAACCTGCTCAACGAAGCGATCGCCACCGCGGTGCTAGTGCTGGGCATCCTGATGCTGAAGGAGTTCCAGATGAACATGGACGATGGCAGCACGGTCAACATCCTGCTGGGGCCGGTTGCCGTGATGCCGGTCGCGCTGCTGGTCTTCGCCATCGGGCTCTGTCTGGGCGGACCGACCGGGGCCGCGATCAATCCGGCGCGGGACTTTTCGCCGCGGCTCGCCCACGCGCTGCTGCCGATTCCCGGAAAGGGACCGAGCGACTGGGGCTATGCACTGATCCCCGTCATCGGACCGATTGTCGGCGGACTCGCAGCGGCGTGGATCTTCAAGTCCATCGTCGTGATGGCGTCCTAG
- a CDS encoding methyltransferase domain-containing protein: MTQRPTELEGMDHPGASQADMDASFRFIRRVNRFAGGVGAFKRAVRAALRARGPSTEPLEILDVGTGCADLPIAIVAWARRHSISLRVTAIDPHGGSIAAARECLDRCGMDACFIDLVPCGLDDVARHWRKQKWDLVHAAMMLHHLSDEQVPAALATMGRASRGLVAWNDLWRSPMSAAIVHALTEFSTEFVRHDARLSVAKGFSRSEALSHASRAGLHTTQLSLNPFTARFLLLAAPTL, encoded by the coding sequence TTGACCCAGCGTCCCACCGAGCTTGAAGGCATGGATCATCCCGGCGCGTCGCAGGCGGACATGGACGCCAGCTTCAGGTTCATCCGGCGCGTGAACCGCTTTGCGGGCGGCGTCGGGGCGTTCAAGCGCGCGGTCCGCGCCGCGCTGCGAGCCCGCGGTCCTTCGACCGAGCCTCTTGAGATTCTCGACGTCGGCACGGGCTGCGCGGATCTGCCGATCGCCATCGTCGCCTGGGCACGGAGACATTCGATTTCGCTGCGGGTGACGGCGATCGATCCGCACGGCGGGTCGATCGCGGCTGCACGCGAATGCCTCGATCGATGTGGGATGGATGCATGCTTCATTGACCTGGTGCCGTGCGGCCTGGATGATGTGGCCCGACACTGGCGGAAGCAGAAATGGGATCTGGTGCATGCGGCGATGATGCTGCACCACTTGTCGGATGAGCAGGTACCGGCGGCCCTTGCAACGATGGGCCGGGCGAGCCGTGGATTGGTGGCGTGGAACGACCTGTGGCGCTCGCCGATGAGCGCGGCGATCGTGCATGCACTCACTGAATTCTCCACCGAGTTCGTGAGACACGACGCGCGGTTGAGCGTGGCGAAGGGTTTTTCACGAAGCGAGGCGTTGAGTCACGCCAGCCGCGCCGGGTTGCACACGACACAACTTTCGCTGAATCCATTCACTGCGCGGTTTCTTTTGTTGGCGGCACCCACCCTGTGA